In Odontesthes bonariensis isolate fOdoBon6 chromosome 6, fOdoBon6.hap1, whole genome shotgun sequence, one genomic interval encodes:
- the letm2 gene encoding LETM1 domain-containing protein LETM2, mitochondrial isoform X1, producing the protein MAVFSHQVLLAVTRSSRGSYLLSKRHSCSSLSSKAYLHIDAPRHLSSSFPLRHSRYSNAHCFRGHALSRGHGSALLARSLHSSGVWLQDIKQEDTEATPAASQDASTGDKKDSVAAAPQSHPPPAPTPTSTAAAVPPVQERAIVKKSLYQRIVDELKHYYNGFRLLGIDIKIAGRMVWRLLHGQLLTRRERRRLLRTCADLFRLLPFMVFIIVPFMEFLLPVFLKLFPEMLPSTFESESKKEEKQMKGLAAKLELAKFLQETIAEMARRNKAKAQTDDETQRFSKYVQQVRGTGEQPTTKDIVRFSKLFEDELTLEHLERPQLVALCKLLELQPIGTNNLLRFQLMLQLRTIKSDDEMIAAEGVPAMSVSELQAACRSRGMRSLGLTTDQLRQQLQQWLDLHLKENVPPSLLLLSRAMYLTDLKPKPPVIPPVPKLEKAAAPPPAENSGANAASVSSDRLTDPALIIKDRPVEEMRDKAPVVSDKPLTPAEVLQAKAATEVTQKSKMSANGV; encoded by the exons CAGGGGATCATATTTGCTCTCTAAGAGGCACAGCTGCTCCTCTCTGTCCTCCAAAGCCTATCTTCACATAGACGCTCCCCGCCACCTCTCATCCTCCTTCCCTCTGAGGCACTCCCGCTACAGCAACGCCCACTGTTTCCGAGGCCACGCCCTCAGCCGTGGCCACGGCTCCGCCCTGCTCGCCCGCTCTCTGCACAGCTCAGGTGTTTGGCTCCAAGACATAAAGCAGGAGGACACGGAGGCCACTCCAGCAGCCTCCCAGGATGCTTCCACAGGAGataaaaaggactctgtggcgGCCGCGCCCCAGTCCCATCCTCCGCCTGCACCTACTCCCACGTCCACAGCAGCCGCCGTCCCTCCGGTTCAGGAGCGGGCGATTGTCAAAAAGTCTCTGTATCAGAGGATTGTGGATGAGCTGAAGCATTACTATAATGGCTTCCGGTTACTCGGTATCGACATCAAGATTGCCGGTCGGATGGTGTGGAGGCTTCTGCATGGACAACTGCTCACGCGCAGGGAGAGGAGAAGG CTGTTGAGGACCTGCGCTGACCTCTTCCGCCTGTTGCCCTTCATGGTGTTTATCATCGTCCCTTTCATGGAGTTCCTTCTTCCCGTTTTCCTCAAACTTTTCCCGGAAATGTTGCCCTCCACCTTCGAGTCGGAGTCCAAAAAG GAGGAGAAGCAGATGAAGGGTTTGGCTGCCAAACTCGAATTGGCCAAGTTTCTCCAAGAAACCATCGCTGAGATGGCCCGAAGGAATAAAGCAAAAGCTCAGACGGACGATGAAACGCAGCGCTTCTCAAAATACGTTCAGCAG GTTCGGGGCACCGGCGAGCAGCCCACCACGAAGGACATTGTCCGATTTTCGAAGCTGTTCGAGGACGAGCTGACGCTGGAGCACCTGGAGCGCCCCCAGCTGGTTGCTCTGTGCAAACTGTTGGAGCTGCAGCCCATCGGCACAAACAACTTGCTACGTTTTCAGCTCATGTTGCAACTTCGAACCATCAAGTCGGACGATGAG ATGATTGCAGCAGAGGGCGTGCCGGCCATGAGTGTGTCGGAGTTGCAGGCGGCGTGTCGTAGTCGTGGGATGAGGTCTCTGGGTCTCACCACGGATCAGCTAcgtcagcagctgcagcag TGGCTGGACCTGCACCTGAAGGAGAACGTTCCTCCatcactgctgctgctctccAGGGCCATGTACCTCACAGACCTCAAGCCAAAACCCCCCGTCATCCCACCTGTTCCCAAACTCGAG aaggctgctgctcctcctccggCAGAGAACTCAGGAGCAAACGCTGCCTCGGTCTCTTCTGATAGGTTGACAGACCCCGCTCTCATCATCAAAGACAGACCG GTGGAGGAGATGAGAGACAAGGCGCCTGTGGTGTCTGACAAACCTCTGACACCTGCCGAAGTCCTTCAG GCTAAAGCAGCAACAGAGGTGACCCAGAAGAGCAAGATGAGTGCCAACGGTGTGTAA
- the letm2 gene encoding LETM1 domain-containing protein LETM2, mitochondrial isoform X2, with translation MAVFSHQVLLAVTRSRGSYLLSKRHSCSSLSSKAYLHIDAPRHLSSSFPLRHSRYSNAHCFRGHALSRGHGSALLARSLHSSGVWLQDIKQEDTEATPAASQDASTGDKKDSVAAAPQSHPPPAPTPTSTAAAVPPVQERAIVKKSLYQRIVDELKHYYNGFRLLGIDIKIAGRMVWRLLHGQLLTRRERRRLLRTCADLFRLLPFMVFIIVPFMEFLLPVFLKLFPEMLPSTFESESKKEEKQMKGLAAKLELAKFLQETIAEMARRNKAKAQTDDETQRFSKYVQQVRGTGEQPTTKDIVRFSKLFEDELTLEHLERPQLVALCKLLELQPIGTNNLLRFQLMLQLRTIKSDDEMIAAEGVPAMSVSELQAACRSRGMRSLGLTTDQLRQQLQQWLDLHLKENVPPSLLLLSRAMYLTDLKPKPPVIPPVPKLEKAAAPPPAENSGANAASVSSDRLTDPALIIKDRPVEEMRDKAPVVSDKPLTPAEVLQAKAATEVTQKSKMSANGV, from the exons GGGATCATATTTGCTCTCTAAGAGGCACAGCTGCTCCTCTCTGTCCTCCAAAGCCTATCTTCACATAGACGCTCCCCGCCACCTCTCATCCTCCTTCCCTCTGAGGCACTCCCGCTACAGCAACGCCCACTGTTTCCGAGGCCACGCCCTCAGCCGTGGCCACGGCTCCGCCCTGCTCGCCCGCTCTCTGCACAGCTCAGGTGTTTGGCTCCAAGACATAAAGCAGGAGGACACGGAGGCCACTCCAGCAGCCTCCCAGGATGCTTCCACAGGAGataaaaaggactctgtggcgGCCGCGCCCCAGTCCCATCCTCCGCCTGCACCTACTCCCACGTCCACAGCAGCCGCCGTCCCTCCGGTTCAGGAGCGGGCGATTGTCAAAAAGTCTCTGTATCAGAGGATTGTGGATGAGCTGAAGCATTACTATAATGGCTTCCGGTTACTCGGTATCGACATCAAGATTGCCGGTCGGATGGTGTGGAGGCTTCTGCATGGACAACTGCTCACGCGCAGGGAGAGGAGAAGG CTGTTGAGGACCTGCGCTGACCTCTTCCGCCTGTTGCCCTTCATGGTGTTTATCATCGTCCCTTTCATGGAGTTCCTTCTTCCCGTTTTCCTCAAACTTTTCCCGGAAATGTTGCCCTCCACCTTCGAGTCGGAGTCCAAAAAG GAGGAGAAGCAGATGAAGGGTTTGGCTGCCAAACTCGAATTGGCCAAGTTTCTCCAAGAAACCATCGCTGAGATGGCCCGAAGGAATAAAGCAAAAGCTCAGACGGACGATGAAACGCAGCGCTTCTCAAAATACGTTCAGCAG GTTCGGGGCACCGGCGAGCAGCCCACCACGAAGGACATTGTCCGATTTTCGAAGCTGTTCGAGGACGAGCTGACGCTGGAGCACCTGGAGCGCCCCCAGCTGGTTGCTCTGTGCAAACTGTTGGAGCTGCAGCCCATCGGCACAAACAACTTGCTACGTTTTCAGCTCATGTTGCAACTTCGAACCATCAAGTCGGACGATGAG ATGATTGCAGCAGAGGGCGTGCCGGCCATGAGTGTGTCGGAGTTGCAGGCGGCGTGTCGTAGTCGTGGGATGAGGTCTCTGGGTCTCACCACGGATCAGCTAcgtcagcagctgcagcag TGGCTGGACCTGCACCTGAAGGAGAACGTTCCTCCatcactgctgctgctctccAGGGCCATGTACCTCACAGACCTCAAGCCAAAACCCCCCGTCATCCCACCTGTTCCCAAACTCGAG aaggctgctgctcctcctccggCAGAGAACTCAGGAGCAAACGCTGCCTCGGTCTCTTCTGATAGGTTGACAGACCCCGCTCTCATCATCAAAGACAGACCG GTGGAGGAGATGAGAGACAAGGCGCCTGTGGTGTCTGACAAACCTCTGACACCTGCCGAAGTCCTTCAG GCTAAAGCAGCAACAGAGGTGACCCAGAAGAGCAAGATGAGTGCCAACGGTGTGTAA
- the LOC142382112 gene encoding uncharacterized protein LOC142382112, producing the protein MRPTATAVLCLSLLLIHLDRSLAAKRGKGGSGGILNLFKKPPKTKTNLDTKSKESILKKAKQPTQFNRGGYPQQPAGGYPQYPARPGGYPNQGGYPQQPAGGYPQYPARPGGYPNQGGYPQQPAGGYPQYPARPGGYPNQGGYPQYPGYPAGGHPAQGYPYGGGFGSYGNYPGSNINYNPSNRILSPHYGGSFGYGGHGGGGGSPYSHSVQAMGFAPSDKSRGFGRGAVMAAAGGAVAGMALGYGLGRFPHPNFHFHSPQEEYFYNHYMYRKYGTKSTDSNDYSRDYQFSQTPETFQQYMDSCLKRTDLLPQENRKSSNKPAPTTTTTAANVTVTTTTAAAHVTGISNNTTSNSTAAENSSTTSPSTPHSLNKSEVNPAPPAASRVLQNDDGDDDTVSIVEIGYPALIAQLKVKRCIELYTVYSEKYLKKKIAPTASSRGQGMETGLRGLLSVITSATLVLLSSNMLMLLD; encoded by the coding sequence ATGCGGCCGACTGCAACAGCTGTGCTGTGTCTGTCTCTTCTTTTGATTCATCTCGATCGCTCACTGGCAGCCAAAAGAGGAAAAGGAGGGTCTGGAGGAATTCTAAATCTTTTTAAGAAGCctcccaaaacaaaaactaatctGGACACCAAGTCTAAAGAGTCAATCCTCAAAAAGGCTAAACAGCCTACACAGTTCAACCGAGGGGGCTACCCTCAGCAACCAGCAGGAGGATACCCACAATATCCTGCTAGACCAGGGGGGTACCCCAACCAAGGGGGCTACCCTCAGCAACCAGCAGGAGGATACCCACAATATCCAGCTAGACCAGGGGGGTACCCCAACCAAGGGGGCTACCCTCAGCAACCAGCAGGAGGATACCCACAATATCCAGCTAGACCAGGGGGGTACCCCAACCAAGGGGGCTACCCTCAGTATCCAGGGTATCCAGCCGGTGGTCATCCCGCGCAAGGCTACCCATATGGAGGAGGTTTTGGCAGTTATGGAAATTATCCAGGTAGTAACATAAACTACAACCCATCCAACAGAATCTTGAGCCCTCATTATGGTGGCAGCTTTGGATACGGGGGCCATGGAGGCGGGGGTGGTTCTCCCTACTCACACTCAGTTCAAGCAATGGGATTTGCTCCCTCTGATAAATCCAGAGGGTTCGGGCGTGGTGCAGTAATGGCAGCCGCTGGAGGCGCTGTGGCAGGAATGGCCCTGGGCTATGGATTGGGAAGATTCCCACATCCTAATTTCCATTTCCACAGCCCCCAGGAGGAGTACTTCTACAACCACTACATGTACAGGAAATATGGCACAAAGTCTACTGATAGCAATGACTACAGCAGAGACTACCAGTTTAGTCAAACACCTGAGACGTTTCAACAATATATGGACTCATGCCTGAAGAgaacagacctgctgcctcagGAGAATCGAAAGTCAAGCAACAAACCAGCACCCACCACAACTACAACTGCTGCAAATGTCACTGTAACTACCACAACTGCAGCTGCACATGTCACTGGCATTAGCAACAACACGACAAGCAACAGCACTGCAGCAGAAAACTCTTCAACCACTTCACCCTCAACTCCCCATTCTCTGAATAAGAGTGAGGTCAATCCTGCACCTCCAGCAGCCTCACGAGTCCTCCAAAATGACGATGGTGATGATGATACAGTTAGTATTGTGGAAATTGGTTACCCGGCATTGATAGCACAGTTGAAGGTCAAAAGATGTATCGAACTTTACACAGTCTACTCTGAAAAGTACCTAAAGAAAAAGATTGCTCCCACTGCCAGCAGTCGGGGGCAGGGAATGGAGACGGGCTTGAGGGGCCTTTTGTCCGTGATCACCAGCGCGACACTGGTGCTACTGAGCAGCAACATGTTGATGCTTCTGGACTGA